From Pseudobdellovibrio exovorus JSS, a single genomic window includes:
- a CDS encoding TIGR04552 family protein: MLGTHSSFYSFDDIALSVVAGGSSILDHRNLNIHSLDEAESFIRSYGFQLSNPQDLESLWYFHRRALVLIREKLNVDTTNMPEELRSKESLGDIRKLLIYASQSQNKALRRWSCAILRCMHVFVHAETDLFSSFSEEIQKQILTPFQNAVRHEDTKLQLVSFQKEGHPHVELHDFQTKPFKTSSSTVIKLLAKQDALAIRVFDKLGVRFVTKTVFDSFQVIRFLVEENLISFPLIMPEQSSNNMYPVEEFLAVCDKLAKKHTLDHRWSPEQVDRLLANKIKNQNAFLGLFRKENPYSSADFKYIKFISRQLIRIDSGAGKPFSFFYPFEVQIMNQDAYGKIQSGESEHSAYKNRQVQAAVKRLFPE; the protein is encoded by the coding sequence ATGCTGGGAACACATTCCTCTTTTTATTCATTTGACGATATTGCTTTGTCGGTTGTAGCTGGCGGGTCTTCTATTCTTGATCATAGAAATCTGAACATACACAGCTTGGATGAGGCTGAGTCTTTTATCCGCAGTTATGGCTTTCAGCTATCAAACCCGCAGGATTTAGAAAGTCTATGGTACTTTCATCGGCGAGCCTTAGTCTTAATACGTGAAAAACTAAACGTTGACACCACGAACATGCCAGAAGAGCTACGCAGTAAAGAGAGCCTCGGGGATATTCGTAAGCTGTTAATCTATGCGTCTCAGTCTCAGAATAAGGCTTTACGTCGATGGTCCTGCGCTATTTTAAGATGCATGCATGTCTTTGTGCATGCGGAAACAGATCTTTTTAGTTCGTTTTCAGAAGAGATTCAAAAACAGATTTTAACTCCATTCCAAAATGCAGTACGCCATGAAGATACTAAGTTACAATTGGTTTCATTCCAAAAAGAGGGGCATCCTCATGTGGAGCTGCATGATTTTCAAACCAAACCATTTAAAACTTCTAGTAGCACTGTCATTAAACTTTTGGCGAAACAAGATGCTCTGGCGATCCGTGTTTTTGATAAACTAGGAGTTCGTTTTGTTACGAAAACTGTATTTGACTCCTTTCAGGTGATTCGCTTTTTGGTAGAAGAAAATCTCATCAGCTTCCCACTGATCATGCCGGAACAGTCCTCGAATAATATGTATCCGGTTGAGGAATTCCTAGCGGTGTGTGACAAGCTCGCGAAAAAACATACGTTAGATCATCGTTGGTCGCCCGAGCAGGTCGATCGGCTTTTAGCAAATAAAATTAAAAACCAAAATGCGTTCTTAGGCTTATTCCGAAAGGAAAATCCTTACTCCTCTGCGGATTTTAAATACATTAAATTTATTTCAAGACAACTTATCCGTATTGACTCTGGAGCGGGGAAACCTTTTAGTTTCTTCTATCCATTTGAAGTGCAGATTATGAACCAAGATGCCTATGGAAAAATCCAGTCGGGTGAATCCGAACATTCGGCCTACAAAAATCGTCAAGTTCAGGCAGCTGTGAAAAGGTTATTTCCAGAATGA
- a CDS encoding lysophospholipid acyltransferase family protein yields the protein MKIIALFRSILATLLFPFTVIAIGPFVILFHYIFGNKKIDDALIGFWCRLCCWLSGVKVVVHGRQNIPDEGCLFLFNHSSFFDIFALAGSLPHLRFGAKAELFKIPIFSQAMRVVGTMPIARNNRDEVYKIYAEAKKRFANKEQFALSPEGGRFHGAKLSSFKAGPFVFAMSAGVPVVPTVIVGAYEALPKGSFLFNKDQLSRTIYIHILEPIRTDIYSEDRRKELQAVVYERMNHVWVTENKN from the coding sequence ATGAAAATAATAGCTCTGTTTCGCTCTATTTTGGCAACACTTCTTTTTCCATTCACGGTTATTGCTATTGGACCCTTTGTCATTTTATTTCATTATATTTTCGGCAATAAAAAAATTGATGATGCGCTGATTGGTTTTTGGTGTCGTCTTTGCTGTTGGCTGTCGGGCGTTAAAGTTGTGGTTCATGGCAGACAGAACATTCCGGACGAGGGCTGTTTGTTTTTATTCAATCATTCGAGCTTTTTCGATATTTTTGCTTTAGCCGGATCGTTACCTCATTTGCGTTTCGGGGCGAAAGCGGAGTTATTTAAAATTCCTATTTTTTCGCAGGCTATGCGAGTTGTAGGTACGATGCCAATTGCACGTAACAATCGTGACGAAGTTTATAAAATTTATGCTGAGGCCAAAAAGCGTTTTGCGAATAAAGAGCAATTTGCGCTGTCACCTGAAGGGGGACGCTTTCACGGGGCTAAGTTGTCATCCTTTAAGGCGGGCCCTTTTGTTTTTGCAATGTCAGCAGGGGTACCTGTGGTGCCGACTGTTATTGTGGGAGCCTACGAGGCTCTTCCTAAAGGAAGTTTTTTATTCAATAAGGACCAACTCAGTCGAACGATTTACATTCATATCTTAGAGCCTATTCGAACCGATATTTACTCTGAAGACCGCAGAAAAGAACTACAAGCTGTCGTGTACGAGCGTATGAATCATGTATGGGTGACCGAGAATAAAAATTAG
- a CDS encoding SH3 domain-containing protein, translating into MLFVILSSFLLISTPAKANIDSPNYKSQAFEVPFFKSTTSLFPSGHTTIENLQKQLVTSQKASDNHYKWNKLYFRQDELRPLFATHLSRYVIEAKTNRRYKVVEANAKSFQLYDEKNGISKTAQVHNLIADAYDAGYVMALKDLYLRTSANEKAQIQTTIPQGTQLVAERYDNHFALVKYQNYQGYVDLSELITKYDFATFVFAQDKWHRVRVRTFDSIATTNNEKIPLNIIKGTITPATRGIIASTSQKIPLWSHVELTQDQVTTWNQSRLKEHGLVWWKPNPETEQIYYSIDELLKRDVASVSFHPKNPLKGILSSDGVFITENGNSWKKIPQFSNYNGPVHYFSDALLFVGNFRSVDGGKTFDNYIQIDKLASAIEYQFGFFPKKLQVKKIETSPASKLKIEIDTGNRRIKMESPLFAQKWTASKS; encoded by the coding sequence ATGCTATTTGTCATACTCAGCTCTTTTTTATTAATTTCTACGCCGGCAAAAGCCAATATTGATTCACCTAACTACAAGTCTCAAGCATTTGAAGTGCCTTTTTTTAAGTCGACAACCAGCCTTTTTCCTTCAGGGCACACCACTATCGAAAACCTACAGAAACAGCTCGTGACCTCACAAAAGGCCTCGGACAACCATTACAAATGGAATAAGTTATATTTTAGACAGGACGAGCTACGCCCTCTTTTTGCGACTCATCTTTCCCGCTATGTGATCGAAGCCAAAACAAATCGCCGTTACAAAGTTGTGGAAGCCAATGCAAAATCATTCCAACTTTACGACGAAAAAAATGGCATCTCAAAAACAGCGCAAGTGCACAACCTCATCGCGGATGCATATGATGCCGGCTACGTTATGGCATTGAAAGATCTTTACTTACGCACTTCTGCTAACGAAAAAGCCCAAATTCAAACAACGATTCCACAGGGGACACAATTAGTGGCAGAAAGATACGACAACCACTTTGCCCTTGTGAAATATCAAAATTATCAAGGTTATGTGGATCTATCTGAATTGATCACAAAATATGATTTCGCCACATTTGTCTTCGCGCAGGATAAATGGCACCGAGTGCGTGTTAGAACCTTTGATAGCATCGCAACAACTAACAATGAAAAAATTCCTTTAAATATCATCAAAGGCACGATCACTCCGGCCACACGTGGAATTATTGCTTCGACATCGCAAAAAATCCCTCTATGGAGCCATGTCGAGCTAACTCAAGATCAAGTAACAACGTGGAATCAAAGTCGCCTAAAAGAGCACGGACTTGTTTGGTGGAAACCCAACCCAGAAACAGAACAAATTTACTACAGTATCGATGAGCTATTAAAACGCGATGTTGCTTCTGTTTCGTTTCACCCCAAAAATCCGCTCAAAGGCATTCTGTCTTCCGATGGAGTCTTCATCACTGAAAATGGCAATTCATGGAAGAAGATACCTCAGTTTTCAAATTACAATGGCCCCGTACACTACTTTAGCGATGCCCTACTATTTGTTGGTAACTTCCGTAGCGTTGACGGAGGAAAAACTTTTGATAACTACATTCAAATCGATAAGTTAGCTTCGGCGATCGAATACCAATTCGGTTTTTTCCCTAAAAAATTACAAGTTAAAAAAATCGAGACTTCACCCGCTTCCAAGTTGAAAATTGAAATCGACACTGGAAATCGTCGCATCAAAATGGAAAGTCCACTATTTGCACAAAAGTGGACCGCTTCAAAAAGCTAA
- a CDS encoding 3-hydroxybutyryl-CoA dehydrogenase, producing MEVSAIKKIGVIGAGQMGNGITQVAAAAGYNVVMFDISSGALDKGLGTISGSCDRLIKKSGMTEEQKQSLLQKIKTTTSMQDLADCDFVVEAATENIELKLKIFRELDEIVKKDAILTSNTSSISITKIASVTKRPELVAGMHFMNPVPLMQLVEGIRGLQTSDNTFKVTRELSEKMGKVFVESVKDMPGFIVNRILMPMINEAAYTLHEGIASVESIDQAMKLGTNQPMGPLTLADFIGLDTCLAIMNVLYEGLGDSKYRPCPLLVKYVEAGWLGRKTGRGFYNYAK from the coding sequence ATGGAAGTATCTGCGATTAAAAAAATCGGCGTTATTGGCGCCGGACAGATGGGTAACGGAATCACACAAGTGGCGGCAGCCGCTGGGTATAACGTGGTGATGTTTGATATCTCATCGGGGGCTCTAGATAAAGGTCTAGGCACAATTTCTGGAAGCTGTGATCGTTTGATTAAAAAATCTGGAATGACAGAAGAACAAAAGCAATCGCTTTTACAAAAAATCAAAACGACGACATCAATGCAAGACTTGGCTGACTGCGATTTTGTTGTGGAAGCAGCCACAGAAAATATCGAGTTAAAATTGAAGATATTCCGTGAACTTGATGAAATCGTTAAGAAAGATGCGATTTTAACATCGAACACATCGTCGATCTCGATCACAAAAATTGCTTCAGTTACAAAAAGACCAGAGCTAGTTGCAGGTATGCATTTTATGAATCCAGTTCCTCTGATGCAATTGGTGGAAGGTATCCGCGGATTACAAACTTCAGATAACACGTTCAAAGTGACTCGTGAGCTATCTGAAAAAATGGGCAAGGTTTTTGTTGAGTCGGTCAAAGATATGCCTGGTTTTATCGTTAATCGTATTTTAATGCCGATGATCAATGAAGCGGCTTACACCCTACACGAGGGCATTGCTTCTGTTGAAAGTATCGATCAGGCCATGAAGCTGGGAACTAATCAGCCGATGGGTCCATTAACTTTGGCGGACTTCATTGGTTTGGATACATGCTTGGCTATTATGAATGTTTTGTATGAGGGTTTAGGGGATTCAAAATACCGCCCATGTCCGCTTTTAGTAAAATATGTTGAAGCCGGTTGGTTGGGACGCAAAACGGGTCGTGGATTTTATAACTACGCTAAATAG
- a CDS encoding enoyl-CoA hydratase/isomerase family protein — MSFNYQTLKLENKENGLWVLTINRPESLNALNTALLNEMGDAFRQISEMSFEDVKALIITGAGEKSFVAGADIKEMMDMNEDQAMQFAKRGQSIFHEMNLLKIPVVAAVNGFALGGGLELALACDFIFASENAKFGLPEVSLGLIPGFGGTVRLARAVGIRKARELTYSGEMISAEQALNLGLVNQVVPQAELMAAVTKKIELILSRSPLAVAEAKKSINQGFDLETEAALENEANIFATLFTSADTKEGTTAFVEKRKPAFKGE, encoded by the coding sequence GTGTCATTCAATTATCAAACACTTAAGTTAGAAAATAAAGAAAATGGTCTTTGGGTTTTGACGATTAATCGTCCTGAATCTTTGAACGCCTTGAATACGGCATTATTGAACGAGATGGGGGATGCTTTTCGTCAAATTTCAGAGATGAGCTTTGAAGATGTGAAAGCTTTAATTATCACTGGCGCCGGAGAAAAATCTTTCGTTGCTGGGGCCGATATCAAAGAAATGATGGATATGAACGAAGATCAAGCTATGCAATTTGCAAAGCGCGGTCAGAGTATTTTCCACGAAATGAATTTATTGAAAATTCCAGTGGTGGCGGCGGTTAATGGTTTTGCCCTAGGTGGCGGCTTAGAACTAGCCTTAGCCTGCGACTTCATCTTCGCCAGTGAGAATGCAAAATTCGGATTACCAGAAGTCAGTTTAGGTTTAATTCCAGGATTTGGTGGAACCGTAAGATTGGCCCGCGCTGTGGGTATTCGCAAAGCCCGCGAGCTGACCTATTCCGGAGAAATGATTTCAGCAGAGCAAGCATTGAATCTAGGACTTGTGAATCAAGTTGTGCCGCAAGCTGAGTTGATGGCTGCTGTGACTAAAAAAATCGAATTGATTTTGTCACGTTCGCCGTTGGCGGTAGCTGAAGCTAAAAAATCAATTAATCAAGGTTTCGATCTTGAAACAGAAGCCGCTTTAGAAAATGAAGCCAATATTTTTGCGACGTTATTTACCTCTGCAGATACGAAAGAGGGCACCACAGCCTTTGTTGAAAAAAGAAAGCCTGCTTTTAAAGGAGAATAG
- the icmF gene encoding fused isobutyryl-CoA mutase/GTPase IcmF, translating into MSTPLRHPIRIVTAASLFDGHDASINIIRRILQDMGAEVIHLGHNRSVQDVVKAVLQEGAQGVCISSYQGGHMEYFKYLKDLLDEAGAGYVKIYGGGGGVIVHDEKRELEDYGIAQIFHPDDGRRLGLEGMIRMIVEGCDFDLIEAQKKNSKKQIFQNDSIPSVELGIALTAIENGIKDVSLSQFGLQSFVKKGNKPVVLGVTGTGGAGKSSLIDELSQRFLNAYPGKKLGVVCVDPSKRKTGGSLLGDRIRMNSLSRPHIYMRSVASRGSGKEIANTLPDIVKFMSQLDFDFIIAETSGIGQGNMAITDVSDMSLYVMTSDFGAQSQLEKIDMIDFADFVAVNKADRRGAQDALRDVTKQYKRSRKIFNDDVKVPVFLTQASQFNDGGVNQLFFSLADALTQKNALPAVSEELRKNVLAADEHMIIPPERQNYLAEIVATNRKYKKRVNDLAEKASKIGALKNLSLEIGLDAQQVAQHIESYKKDFEAHELAALEGWDDLQKTYAADELIFKVRDKEIRQKLVSQSLSGTRIRKVVLPKYRDWGDRFQFLKMENVPGEFPYTAGVFQLKRADEDPKRMFAGEGTPERTNRRFHYLCKGETAHRLSTAFDSVTLYGQDPNLRPDIFGKVGESGVSICTLDDMKKLYSGFDLVSPNTSVSMTINGPAPMILAFYFNTAIDQQVEKREKELGRSLTETEWKETAMRTMQQVRGTVQADILKEDQGQNTCIFSINFALKMMGDIQEYFTRNGVKNFYSVSISGYHIAEAGANPISQLAFTLSNGFTFVEYYLSRGMKVDDFAPNLSFFFSNGLDPEYSVLGRVARRIWAVAMKDLYKANDRSQKLKYHIQTSGRSLHAQEIDFNDIRTTLQALLAIYDNCNSLHTNAYDEAITTPTEESVRRAMAIQMIINREFGMTKNENPNQGSFFIEELTDLVEEAVLAEFMRINERGGVLGAMETQYQRSKIQEESLYYEHLKHSGDLPVIGVNTFINPKTLAEDYVPPKIELARASQDEKNHQLNHVNNFQSENADRAQHELKNLQKTALSGGNIFEALLSASRYCSLYQMSQALYEVGGQYRRNL; encoded by the coding sequence ATGAGTACCCCGTTGCGCCATCCTATACGCATTGTCACCGCGGCTTCTTTGTTCGATGGACATGATGCTAGCATTAATATCATCCGTCGCATTTTGCAGGATATGGGAGCTGAAGTGATCCATTTGGGACACAATCGCTCTGTACAAGATGTGGTGAAAGCCGTATTGCAAGAGGGCGCGCAAGGGGTATGTATTTCGTCCTATCAGGGCGGACACATGGAGTACTTTAAGTACTTAAAAGACTTATTGGACGAAGCTGGCGCTGGTTACGTTAAAATTTATGGTGGTGGCGGCGGTGTGATCGTCCACGATGAAAAGCGTGAGTTGGAAGATTATGGTATTGCCCAAATCTTCCATCCTGATGATGGGCGTCGTCTAGGGCTTGAAGGTATGATTCGAATGATCGTCGAAGGATGTGATTTTGATTTGATTGAAGCTCAGAAGAAAAACAGCAAAAAACAAATCTTTCAAAATGACTCTATTCCCTCTGTTGAACTGGGTATTGCTTTAACGGCCATTGAAAATGGGATTAAAGATGTCAGTCTAAGTCAATTTGGCCTTCAGAGCTTTGTTAAAAAAGGCAATAAGCCGGTTGTGTTAGGTGTGACGGGAACTGGTGGTGCGGGTAAATCTTCTTTGATTGATGAACTTTCACAGCGTTTTTTAAATGCGTATCCGGGTAAAAAACTAGGTGTTGTCTGTGTAGATCCCTCTAAAAGAAAAACGGGTGGATCACTATTGGGTGATAGAATTCGTATGAATTCACTGTCTCGTCCGCATATTTACATGCGCTCGGTGGCTTCACGAGGATCGGGAAAAGAGATCGCAAATACTTTACCTGATATTGTTAAGTTTATGTCGCAATTGGATTTTGATTTTATTATCGCGGAAACTTCTGGGATTGGTCAGGGAAACATGGCTATCACGGATGTCAGTGATATGTCCTTGTACGTGATGACTTCTGATTTTGGTGCTCAATCGCAATTAGAAAAAATTGATATGATCGATTTTGCTGACTTTGTTGCAGTTAATAAAGCAGATCGCCGTGGAGCACAGGATGCTCTACGCGATGTAACGAAACAGTATAAAAGATCTCGTAAAATATTTAATGATGACGTTAAGGTTCCTGTGTTTTTAACTCAGGCGAGCCAATTCAATGATGGCGGCGTCAATCAGTTGTTTTTCTCTTTGGCTGATGCCTTAACTCAAAAAAATGCTTTACCGGCAGTTTCGGAAGAATTGCGTAAAAATGTACTGGCGGCAGACGAACACATGATTATTCCTCCAGAAAGACAAAACTATCTGGCCGAGATCGTGGCGACCAATCGCAAGTATAAAAAGCGCGTAAATGATTTAGCTGAAAAAGCTTCAAAAATTGGGGCCTTAAAAAACCTATCCTTAGAGATTGGCTTAGATGCCCAACAGGTGGCTCAACATATCGAAAGCTATAAAAAGGATTTCGAAGCACATGAGTTGGCGGCCTTAGAGGGCTGGGATGACCTACAAAAGACATACGCTGCCGACGAATTGATTTTTAAAGTTCGCGATAAAGAAATTCGGCAGAAACTAGTTTCTCAGTCGTTAAGTGGCACACGTATCCGTAAAGTGGTTTTACCAAAGTACCGTGACTGGGGAGATCGCTTCCAGTTTTTAAAAATGGAGAATGTTCCGGGTGAATTCCCTTACACGGCTGGTGTGTTTCAATTAAAACGCGCCGATGAAGATCCAAAGCGTATGTTCGCAGGCGAAGGAACTCCTGAGCGTACTAACAGACGTTTTCATTATCTTTGTAAAGGTGAAACGGCTCATCGTCTATCGACAGCCTTCGACTCTGTGACACTGTATGGTCAAGATCCAAATCTACGCCCTGATATTTTCGGTAAGGTCGGTGAGTCTGGCGTTAGTATTTGTACTTTAGATGACATGAAGAAACTTTATTCGGGTTTTGATCTTGTCAGTCCGAATACATCAGTGAGTATGACGATCAATGGTCCGGCCCCTATGATTCTGGCATTCTATTTCAACACGGCAATCGATCAGCAGGTTGAAAAGCGTGAAAAAGAATTAGGTCGTTCTTTGACTGAAACAGAGTGGAAAGAAACCGCAATGCGCACCATGCAGCAAGTGCGTGGAACAGTTCAGGCCGATATCTTAAAAGAAGATCAAGGTCAGAACACGTGTATTTTTTCGATCAATTTTGCATTGAAAATGATGGGGGATATTCAAGAGTATTTCACTCGTAACGGAGTTAAAAATTTCTACTCCGTGAGTATTTCAGGATACCACATTGCTGAAGCCGGTGCGAATCCAATCAGTCAATTGGCTTTCACACTTTCAAATGGATTTACTTTTGTTGAGTACTATCTGTCGCGCGGAATGAAAGTGGATGATTTTGCCCCGAACTTATCTTTCTTCTTTAGTAATGGTTTAGATCCTGAATACTCTGTATTGGGGCGTGTGGCGCGCCGTATTTGGGCTGTGGCCATGAAAGATCTGTATAAGGCTAATGATCGTTCACAAAAACTGAAATACCATATCCAAACTTCTGGGCGTTCGCTGCATGCGCAAGAGATTGATTTCAATGATATTCGTACGACATTGCAGGCACTTTTAGCGATCTATGATAATTGTAATTCGCTACATACAAATGCCTATGATGAGGCGATCACGACTCCGACAGAAGAGTCGGTTAGACGTGCGATGGCGATTCAGATGATCATCAACCGCGAATTCGGTATGACTAAGAATGAAAATCCAAATCAAGGAAGCTTCTTTATTGAAGAGTTAACAGATTTGGTGGAAGAGGCTGTTTTAGCTGAATTCATGCGTATTAACGAGCGTGGTGGAGTTTTAGGTGCTATGGAAACTCAGTACCAACGATCAAAAATCCAAGAAGAGTCTTTGTACTACGAACACTTGAAACACAGTGGGGATTTGCCAGTGATCGGGGTGAATACATTTATTAATCCGAAAACTCTGGCTGAGGACTATGTCCCACCTAAGATTGAATTAGCGCGTGCGTCTCAGGATGAAAAGAATCATCAATTGAATCATGTAAATAATTTCCAAAGCGAGAATGCAGATCGCGCCCAACACGAGTTAAAGAATTTACAAAAAACTGCGTTGTCGGGCGGAAATATCTTCGAGGCTCTTCTTAGCGCGTCAAGATACTGTTCGTTGTATCAGATGTCGCAAGCGCTGTACGAAGTAGGTGGTCAATATCGACGGAACCTATAA
- a CDS encoding lytic transglycosylase domain-containing protein, producing MRFRKTLENLNEPTGKFSANLDTLTAKNMTGRVALGLKRSSSLSTAQLNELKASLRRTPTSSVATSTPRPTVRVNVSEALKNSDFAILKDASLDQIINTASRLPQARINALSSEVADTYRCQPAQLSLALAALTEREFPLASAIKTATKLYEKAYDCGSGEYKARAAYRLGLFALADNDCKKSLPYWSAVSQSNEARFLFSRAEYWRNHCDQKTANKRQIAMEFYNSYPLSFHVLQEMQDANEDLSQLVMSRTTPRVLVRTESDRQVNTLVEQIELAIENNNFSAARDMLSWINDSKMQELEPHFMLYLGHLSHMSQDGLRTFQLLSKVFSQHPQLKTATTLRLFYPKWYFDEIQAQAKSQGLDPLLILSLVRQESAFNRTAVSRVGARGLMQLMPATARGLDRSLTPARLMQADKNVHAGTLYFSRLMKRYNGNVVLALAAYNAGFGAVDKWVARYKVDNQLLFKDLIPYRETREYVASILRNHYWYQMLENQNSPKMILGQPTSNPQDLIGSVDIDHLLRTALATSDTTNSILTR from the coding sequence ATGCGATTTCGTAAAACGCTGGAAAATCTAAATGAACCCACAGGTAAGTTCAGTGCCAATTTAGACACATTGACCGCAAAAAACATGACAGGACGTGTAGCTCTTGGTCTAAAACGTTCTTCATCGCTTTCTACAGCGCAACTGAATGAGCTAAAAGCGTCTTTACGTCGTACACCTACAAGTTCAGTGGCCACTTCAACACCGCGTCCAACTGTGCGTGTGAATGTGTCAGAAGCCTTAAAAAACTCTGATTTTGCTATTTTGAAAGATGCTAGTTTAGATCAAATTATCAACACAGCATCTCGTTTACCCCAAGCCCGTATCAATGCTCTTTCCTCTGAGGTGGCCGACACGTATCGCTGCCAACCAGCACAACTCAGCTTAGCCCTTGCCGCTTTAACCGAGCGCGAGTTCCCATTGGCTTCTGCTATCAAAACAGCAACCAAGTTATATGAAAAAGCTTATGACTGTGGATCTGGCGAATACAAAGCCCGCGCTGCTTATCGCCTTGGTCTATTCGCCTTAGCAGATAATGACTGTAAGAAATCTTTGCCCTATTGGTCTGCAGTAAGCCAGTCTAATGAAGCTCGTTTTCTTTTCTCACGTGCCGAATACTGGAGAAATCACTGCGACCAAAAAACCGCCAACAAACGCCAGATCGCCATGGAGTTTTACAACTCTTACCCTTTAAGCTTCCACGTTTTACAAGAGATGCAAGATGCGAATGAAGATCTGAGCCAACTGGTGATGTCGCGCACAACACCTCGTGTTTTAGTTCGTACTGAGTCTGACAGACAAGTGAACACTTTAGTTGAGCAAATCGAACTCGCTATTGAAAACAATAACTTCTCTGCTGCCCGAGATATGCTTTCGTGGATCAATGACAGCAAGATGCAAGAGCTTGAACCACATTTTATGCTTTATTTAGGTCATCTATCGCACATGTCACAAGATGGCCTGCGCACGTTCCAATTACTTTCAAAAGTTTTCTCGCAGCATCCTCAATTAAAAACAGCAACAACTTTAAGATTGTTCTATCCAAAATGGTATTTCGACGAAATTCAAGCTCAAGCAAAAAGCCAAGGTTTAGATCCTCTTTTGATTTTATCTTTGGTTAGACAGGAAAGTGCCTTTAATAGAACCGCTGTTTCCCGCGTTGGAGCCCGTGGCTTGATGCAATTGATGCCCGCTACAGCTCGTGGTTTAGATCGCAGTCTAACGCCTGCACGCCTAATGCAAGCGGATAAAAACGTTCATGCCGGTACTCTGTACTTCTCGCGCTTGATGAAGCGTTACAACGGCAATGTGGTTCTAGCTTTAGCCGCCTACAATGCAGGATTTGGTGCTGTTGATAAATGGGTGGCTCGCTATAAAGTCGACAATCAATTGTTGTTCAAAGACTTAATCCCATATCGTGAAACACGCGAGTACGTGGCTTCTATTTTAAGAAACCACTACTGGTATCAAATGCTCGAAAATCAAAACTCTCCTAAGATGATCTTAGGACAGCCAACATCGAATCCTCAGGACCTTATAGGTTCCGTCGATATTGACCACCTACTTCGTACAGCGCTTGCGACATCTGATACAACGAACAGTATCTTGACGCGCTAA